The region TATCTTTTTGTGTTTTACTCTCTTCATTAAACATCTGTTGGACTATCTCCAGTTTTTCCATCATCACTTCAACAGCTTGTTCAATATCTTCTGTCGGATCACCTTTGCCGCCCGAATCAGAATAGAATGACAATGCCTTTTTCAAATCAGTTGCAATGCCGAGATAGTCAACTACCAATCCACCCGGTTTATCTTTGAATACACGGTTCACTCTTGCAATAGCCTGCATTAACGAATGTCCACGCATTGGCTTATCAATATACATTGTGTGAAGACAAGGAACATCAAATCCTGTTAGCCACATATCAATCACTATTACAATCTTCAGAGGGTCATTCGGGTCTTTCATTCTGTCTGCTAAATCTCTTCGCTGCTGTTTTGTTGTATGATGTTTTGCAAGAACAGGACCATCTGAACTCGCAGCAGTCATTACTACTTTTATTTTTCCCTTTGCCAGATCTTCATTACACCATTCCGGTCTTAATGCAACAATCTCATTAAATAACTCAACTGCAATCCTTCGACTCATAGCAACAATCATTGCTTTACCATCAAAAACATTCTGACGTTTTTCAAAATGATCAACAATATCCCTTGCTAAATTTTTTATTCGCTTCTCATTTCCAACTATTGCTTCAAGCTTTGACCATTTTGCTTTTGCTTTCTCCTTTTCTGTAATCTCTTCATCACGTTCAAGCTCTTTGTCAAATTCTTCTATTAAATGTTTTCCTTCTTCATCAAGATTTACTTTTGCCAACCTGCTTTCATAATAAATTTTAACCGTTGAGCCGTCTTCAACAGATTTAGCTATATCATAAATATCAACATAATTGCCAAACACCTGTGGAGTGTTAATATCCGTTCCTTCAATCGGAGTTCCGGTAAATCCAATGTAAGTTGCATTCGGTAATGCATCACGCATATACTTCGCAAATCCATAAGCTATTCGCTGACCAACCACCTCTTTACTTTCTTTATTAACTATATCTTTTAACGATGCCTGAAATCCGTATTGTGTTCTGTGAGCTTCATCTGCAATTACAATTATGTTGCGTCTGTCTGAGAGCTGATCATAAACTTCTTGCCCTGTGTCGGGTAAAAACTTTTGAATGGTAGTAAAAACTATTCCTCCGCTTGCAACTTTTAGCAGTTGTTTTAGATGATCTCTGTTTTCTGCTTGAACGGGTTCTTGTCTTAACAATTGTATTGAAGAAGCGAATGTATCAAACAACTGATCATCAAGATCATTCCGGTCAGTGATTACAACAATTGTTGGATTTTCCATTTCAGGTGATGTTATAAGTTTACCAGCATAGAAAACCATACTTAAACTTTTTCCTGATCCTTGTGTATGCCATATAACTCCTGCTCGTTTATCGCCAGAGTTACCCTCACCTCTGTCCTCTCCCATAGGGAGAGGAAGTGCGGATGATATAGTTTCTAGAACAGACTTTGTATTGTTTAGTAGTTCTTCATTCTTAAATCTTAATACACGATTACCAAGTGACGATAAGTATTTGTCTCTTTTGCTATCGTGTTTTTGTTGTTCCTTTGAATTATGAATCTCACCATCGAATTCAATAATGAGTTTATGTTCATTACAGTAGAAGTCAGCCACGTAAGGACCAATTTGATGCTGCCGTCTGAATTTCAGATTTAAAAATTTTCTATTTCGGATTAACTCCCAAAATATTTCTTCAGCTTTCGTCTGATTCTTCCTGAGTTCTCTCGCCTGTTCTATTAGTCCACTAAATTTAAAACCACCACGATAATTTCTCTTGCTTTCTGTCCTATTTCCCTCCCTTTGGTAGGGATTATGGGAGGGTTGATAGCCAATTGCCCTGATAGTGCTATCAATAGCTTTGTTGACTGCATAGTACTGATGATATGCTGCTAATATTTTTTCTGTATGTATCTGTAATACACCCTCACCTTGTCCTCTCCCAGTGGGAGAGGATTTAGGAGTGGGTTTCATATACTTCTGAAAGACGATAAAGTTTCTTGTTATATCAAGGAGAGTTTTTGGATTTAACATTCCGCTGATGAGTGTTTCTAACTGTGGTTTGAAACGCGATGCCTCTTTCTCTCCTTCAGCACTTTTCCAGGCAGTGAAACGATTAATTCCTGCAGATACACTACCTGCTTTACATTCCAGTCCATCCGATATTA is a window of Ignavibacterium sp. DNA encoding:
- a CDS encoding HsdR family type I site-specific deoxyribonuclease, with product MKPITEDKVEQAAIEQLQSLGWEYIHGSVISPEGEKAERENYEQIILTDRLRKAVSVINSHIPKEAQEQAIQKILRIYSTDILHNNETFHKELIEKVKIPYQQNGYERSYEIALIDFENIENNQFLVVNQYTIVENNQNKRPDILLFVNGIPLVVIELKNPADESATIESAYNQIQTYKAIIPGLFTYNAVCVISDGLECKAGSVSAGINRFTAWKSAEGEKEASRFKPQLETLISGMLNPKTLLDITRNFIVFQKYMKPTPKSSPTGRGQGEGVLQIHTEKILAAYHQYYAVNKAIDSTIRAIGYQPSHNPYQREGNRTESKRNYRGGFKFSGLIEQARELRKNQTKAEEIFWELIRNRKFLNLKFRRQHQIGPYVADFYCNEHKLIIEFDGEIHNSKEQQKHDSKRDKYLSSLGNRVLRFKNEELLNNTKSVLETISSALPLPMGEDRGEGNSGDKRAGVIWHTQGSGKSLSMVFYAGKLITSPEMENPTIVVITDRNDLDDQLFDTFASSIQLLRQEPVQAENRDHLKQLLKVASGGIVFTTIQKFLPDTGQEVYDQLSDRRNIIVIADEAHRTQYGFQASLKDIVNKESKEVVGQRIAYGFAKYMRDALPNATYIGFTGTPIEGTDINTPQVFGNYVDIYDIAKSVEDGSTVKIYYESRLAKVNLDEEGKHLIEEFDKELERDEEITEKEKAKAKWSKLEAIVGNEKRIKNLARDIVDHFEKRQNVFDGKAMIVAMSRRIAVELFNEIVALRPEWCNEDLAKGKIKVVMTAASSDGPVLAKHHTTKQQRRDLADRMKDPNDPLKIVIVIDMWLTGFDVPCLHTMYIDKPMRGHSLMQAIARVNRVFKDKPGGLVVDYLGIATDLKKALSFYSDSGGKGDPTEDIEQAVEVMMEKLEIVQQMFNEESKTQKDILVEEPEAYYKGQFKFNYNRFFTGTPNEKLSIILQAEEHILGLEKGKERFIREVTLLSQAFSLSMPHPQAMEIKEEVAFFQAVKARLVKFEIEGKGKTAKEFDTAIKMIVDQAISSDKVVDIFAAAGIEKPDLSILSDEFLQEVQGMTHKNLALELLKKILNDEIKSRLRTNIVKSKKFLEMLETAIKRYQNNLLTTVQIIEELIRIAKEVKSSDEDAKKLGLSEAELAFYDALETNDSAVKVLGDEVLKTIARDIADKVKKNATIDWTIRESARAKLMVLVKRTLTKYGYPPDKQQKAIDTVLKQAELIADELVG